The Enhydrobacter sp. sequence GCGGCGCGGACGGAGATCTGGGGCATCAAGGTGGTGGGTGCGGAGTTGCGCATGCGGCGGCTGGAGAGCGGCCTGCACTTGCCGCGGGACATGGCCATCGAGCTCAAGCCGCGCGGCTATCACCTGTTCTTCCAGGGCCTGGCAAAGCCTTTGGCACGTGGTCAGAAAGTTCCCGTCACGCTGACGTTCGCCTCGTCCGAGCCGCGGCAGATCGAATTGATCGTCGAGGCGGAGGGTCCCATCAACAAGGATACGCTGGGCCGGCCCCAGGAGGTTCAGGCGGGGTAGCGATGGCGTCCGCCGA is a genomic window containing:
- a CDS encoding copper chaperone PCu(A)C; amino-acid sequence: MSIDIRRPWARMQTAESGDAAGFVTLTNRGPEPDRLVAAATPLAARTEIWGIKVVGAELRMRRLESGLHLPRDMAIELKPRGYHLFFQGLAKPLARGQKVPVTLTFASSEPRQIELIVEAEGPINKDTLGRPQEVQAG